The Mytilus edulis chromosome 5, xbMytEdul2.2, whole genome shotgun sequence genomic interval CTGCCAACTCTTCACATTTCCATCGTCTTAACCAAGTTTGGCATGGCTGGTGTTATGGAGTGTTAAAATAATTCTTAAGTAAGGCCGTGAAATTCACATTATTGAAACCATCTACAATTGGCTTAGACACATTGACGGTGTGCAAAACGATTTTTTATGTGTGGTGTTCCTGAATTTCTTTATGTCACAACTACCAGCACCATGTCTTTCAAGGTTTAGTTAAGATGTTACCTGATATTGCTATAAAGATAATTTTACAACAAGTGCTGGTGTCTTGATTGTAGATTGGTTTGCACAGGAACacagaatcaaaataaaatgttcgcATGATCTTCAGCTTCTGTTGTGGGTCTGCAGCTTTATAACTGTAGCTTATAAACTCACTCATATATGCAATTTGAATCCCTTAGTGCGTTAGTTAGGAGATTGTTGTAGATTTGTAGGAGACCTTGCCATCATAACTCAATGGTTCTCCACAGAAcagggacatttttttttacctctgtCTGTTCATCCGTCAGTCAGTCACTTGATATTTGGTCTGGAGGATCCACTAGAAAGCATACAAATCTATTACTAGTACGTCATTATTGAATTACCCCTGAAGATATTTGATTGACTTATATGAATGCAACAACAGTTTTCCAAGCAACCATTGACATAACATTCACTAGATTATGAAGGGTCAGCTTGTGTACTCCGGATTGAGGTCTGTCTCTATCCTTATTGCCTTCAGTCCCGTTTTCTGGGAAATTTGTGGGGGTAGTCTCAATGAATAGAAGCTCACATATTTCTTGTTCATTACGGTGATTGTAGATTGTAGTCAGGTGCGGATTTAGGCGGTTTCAGCTTGGAACTTTAATTTGTCGCTAATTTTACCACACAATAGTTCGATATATCTAATTTAACATTTCACCCctttagaagaatatttcaataatttaaccTCAATAAACATTTGCGCCCCCTAACCGTGAATCCTAGATCCGCCCCGGTTATATGCTAGTATGTCAGCTTCTATCGTACTATCGAAGTGATTTTTGTTCTACCCCGAACTTATTTGACAACCGaagttgggtttttttctccGGACACGCCTTCCTCGACCAATACATGTACCAAATTGCCGCCAGTATATAACAACCAGATTCGCTGCTGAATGCTGATCACTATCTTGCAAACGTCACCAGTCGCGcgtgtatttaaaataattttgaaatatcaatggAAAAATATTTTCATTCCCGGAGCTCTTTCTAGATATTTGTTGTCCATGTGTCATGTCTAATATACATTTATTAAGCctttataaacaagaatgtgtccaaagtacacggatgccccactcgcattatcattttccatgttcaatggaccgtgaaattgggtaaaaaatctaatttggccttgaAAGTAAAAAGAGCAActaataaggaacatgtgtactaagtttcaagttgattggacttcagcttcatcaaaaactaccttgaccaaaaactttaacctgaaactcacactttcaatttctatgttcagtggaccatgaaaatggtgtcaaaagtcaaattttgttttaaaataagaaagatcatatcataaggaacatgtgtactaagtttcaagttgattggacttcagcttcatcaaaaactaccttgaccaaaaactttaacctgaaactcacacttttaatttctatgttcagtggaccatgaaaatggtgtcaaaagtctaattttgttttaaaataagaaagatcatatcataaggaacatgtgtactaagtttcaagttgattggacttcagcttcatcaaaaactaccttgaccataaactttaacctgaagtgggacgaacggacggacggacgcacagacgaacggaggcacagaccagaaaacataatgcccctctactatcgtaggtggggcataaaaaataatattttttttattaccagtTTCAGTCACTTCAGTTCACCAGTCCATAAGCATTGAATATAAAATCTATTCTCGTTAACACTCGCAGCTATTTAGAAAGAAAATTTAGATTAACATTTGTAGGTAATTATAAATGCTTACACGTGAGATCCATTATATCCAGAAATCagcgccactttgcttatttgaatagtATAccaaagaaatcggatacgggtcacggaaactTTATATTCAAATGATAggaaattttgaaagttttaactttaatttaagtgatcGACAGGTTGCGAggacagaaaataaatatatacacaacaatatacaccatttaaacgaaacgtGATGACTGTCGTTGAAAAAATCAAGGTTCCTGGGCTAGTTTAGAAATCGAAGCGAGAGtcttttaacattgcagtataaaatacagGCTTAAATGACTGCAACGTGCAAACTTCGTGCTGAAAACTGGCTaacaaggtcattacaaaaacaggttgcggCGATGAAACTTGAAACTtaaatttccaaagaataagcaagtccaagtTGTATGTATAGTCGTtggaactctaggttcccacgtaaagttAAATTGTCCCTAttgcaagaaaaataaatctTCGAAAACACgaaaaatttaccaaattcaGCTTCATTGTTTTggttttgaccgcctgacaacttaaATTACTTTACAGAGATAACAGAGTGATTATAAACAAGGACTCTGTCACGGGCAACTTTattatccgtgttttaaagatttaaatgatATCAAAccagtccagttcaaactattatcacgtggtacaattctcatttacatgtTATAAATATTGATTAGCAAAAGTACTTCTATTTTCTGGCTATGAAAATAATAGTACAGCTATGACATCCTCCTGATATGGTATAATCTTTTGAGACATATTGTTGAAATCTATATATTGAAAGGTCAGCAAAGTTTAACGCTCTTCAGAAAATAATTAATACCAAGCTCAAAgttgatacatttatttttaacaacCAAAAGGGCTGAACTGCAATTTCCTTAAAAGAAATATTGGGCATTGACAGATTCAAGGCaggaagtgttttttttttttttattaatctttttatttatctGAACGTTTCATGATGTTCCGGGTACTGGAGTCCTACGTTTTAAAAAGTAGCTGGATCCGCGGCTGTTGAAAATACCATCACATCACTTACCATGTTACTGACTTAGAATAGGCACATGCACATGACAGTGGTGAATCTAGAATTGTTCACACCGGGAGGGAACAATGACTACCTAAGAGAGAGCCcgatccagtcatgcttcaatggcTCCCTATATAATTAACAATTTTTTCTCACGGAAAAGGGGGGGGCTTAATCCGGCTCTGCATGTGTCATGGTTAAAACTAGTTTTCTGATATCTCAACCTTCGACAATGTATGCAATAACAGTGGAATGACATAGGATTGATACTATAATgatcaataaaattgaaactggaaatggggaatgtgtcaaagggacaaccaCCAGACTATAAAAGAGcaaaaaacagctgaaggccatcaatgggtcttcaatacagcgagaaaatcataCACCtcgaggcgtgcttcagctggcccttaatgTCTTAATATATTTTTAGTCTCATAAAACCAATGTATTACATCAGTACAGAGATAACAACaataactatttacaatatatacaaaacaaggaGAGAGGTTACAGAAGTCACTAGCCaggaggacaaacaaaagtactaatattttttataaataaacaaagtttCTTGAGGACTGGTTATCGTGTACTCGACATAAATTTCTAGAATTTGAATGTATTATGTCGTTGTACAAAATAGGAGGATAAATACATTGATCGAAAAAAGTACATTCAAATATATAGTGATATTCAACACCAATTTGTCGATTTTTACATAGATGGCAAACACGGTTTTCTCTCAATACGTTTTGCCACCTTCATGTTTCAATCGGCAATTTGTTATTTAAGGGTGCACATATTAAATGTATGAAAACTCTAGAGAGAAGAATTTCCCGccatttttcaatttattatatcttgaaaacaaggACACGGACCTGTCATTTTATTCTACTTTTAAGTTCCgttatttatttatatactatcaaattaaaacaatcttgttATTTTGAGGAgcgaaaataattaaaataatgtgTATCTTAGATGACCTTGGCTTTTGGTATGTcggggttttttttaaaactaattggAGTATAGCTCTCATCTAATTCAAATGTATGTGTAATTAGCCTATAATGGttcatttattaaattatatataatatattcacTTTCTTTTTGCAGATTGTGTGGAATTTAAACCGACTATatcagagaaaaaaaacatgatatgTCGAATATTCGTAGGCATAAAATGAACAACCTTAAATTGATCGATTCTTTCAATATGATTAAACATAAAAGTCTCGGCTGTTCGAGACATTGCAAACATTACTGTTATATGTCGATGGCGTTTCTTTGTCTGGTTTATCTGTCTTCAATGTGGTATATTATATTACAGAAATCTCTACTTCGCACAAATGTGAAATATGATTCATCGTTTTCCAGTAATGATGTTCAGAAGCTGTCATCTGGTGGTACTAAACTTTCTTTCATAACATTTCCAACTCGGAAAATATATTCTGGAAACAACATAATAACTCGTACTATGCTAGCGAAGAATGCCCCCTTTATCTGGGATAATAAGAATCCGAGTTGGTACAATGTAACTTACAAAGAACTACCTCCATATGATTCCAATCTAGTGGGTAATATAACGATGGATCCGGAAAATATACAGAGCCTTAAACGGAATATCAGGGAACACTACAGAAGGCTTAGTAACATTTTAGCCCAACATGATTTACAGCAATTAAAGTTATGGCATGGTTTTGATGGTGCTAAAAACCATGTTGGTAGAATTGCGAAATTCCAAGATGTTGTTGTCTCTACTGATGGTTGGATTGTGCATACTAAAGATAATTTAGCAGTACGAAATGGAGGCTGTGTTACTTCAGGAAACTTATCGTTACGCAAGATTTCACTGAAACGATATAATCGAGTTTTCTCGATCGCTCTCTACTGGAGTCAAGGCATATGGCATTTCCCAATGGAAGCTTTAGTAGGGTTAGCACTATTGTCTGAATCggaaaaacaaaatagttttatcCATGTGAGTCAGAAAAATCGATATGTGATGAAATGGCTAAAATTGATAAAAGttgatgaaaaaaatgttattgatgGTACTATACTAGCAGACACTTTATTTGTTCCTGAGGTAGGATTATGCGGCAGGCCTTCCATGGAACAGATTCAGTGGTTACGCAACACTATTCTGCCAAATGTTCATAGGACTAGTATTAGAAATTCTGTTTTACTGATAAAAAGGACTAAACGCCGTGTGATGCCTAACTTTAACAAAATTCAGATATTGGTAGAAAATTTTGCAAAACAAGTTAACTTAGACTTCATTGTTCATGATGATAGATCATTGCCATCTCTGGAGATTCAGTTGGAGCGTTTTGCAAATTCCTCGATTGTGATTGGTCCTCATGGTGCCGGTATGGTAAACTTGATTGCTACGCAAAGGGGAACATGCGTAGTTGAATTTACACCTGTTGAATCAAATGTTTGTTACATGAGTTTAAGCTATAACTTAGGTCTAAATTATGTTTCTGTTCCGTTGTACCGGAATCAAACAGTTAACATTTACAGAGTTCAACAAGCATTAGAGTCTTGTCAACAAACTCGCAcgtgatttcatttttttttattttgttgcccGGTGAAAGGATGTTCGAATGCTGTGCAGTGTGGTAATCATTGCACGTTTGTAATCTCTGTCTATGCAATACATTTGAATATGCCGTGTTAGTATTAAACTGTTTTCCttacaggtgtaataccaccattgatttccccctattattctttgttaaatttgcacttttcaagcATTGTTCAGAatgtatctttgtttcaaataaagaaatacttggcatgagtaaagttttgtcttgtccagtactatagaaaaaatttcacataacatttcattgcatataagaaaataattatcACTGAAAGTTAACCAATCACATTTCTCCCCTTGTCTAACCTGTGTACAAGATTTAGTAGCCAGGaaacctcaagtttacaaaatattctatagaaaccccaaataaaaaaaaatgccgatCAGCGATAGCGCATCGCATTTGCgcaaattaaaacaaatgcaGTAATTCATTTGCgagataattttatatttaatcttCGCCTAGAATCTATACTTATTTAAAACACGTAAGTTGTAAGCCCAAATACGAGACTCGTATAAGAAATCAcatagattttttatttcaaatacttgAGTGAGTTCATACTCATTTCTCACACGTGTTCTCATACTCATTTCTCATTTACTAGTATAGTTATTTAACGCTACTTGGGTATGCTGTCCTTTTCTCGTTCTCGTTCCATAGaaaatctggtttttttttcgtaGAGATCCATAGTTGATGGAAAAAATGTTATTGATGGTACTATACTAGCAGACACTTTATTTGTCCTGAGGTAGAATTATGCGGAAGTCCCTCCATGGAACAGCTTCAGTCGCTTCGCAAAAAATTCTTCTTAATGTCAATAGGACTATTAGAAATTTTGTTTTACTGATAAAAAGAACTAAAAGCCGTGTGATGCCCAACTTTAACAAAAATCACCTTTTAAATTATATGATGCGCACATATCCTTATATGATTTACCGCCAACATCCTTTTATGGTGGTAAACCATACTAAATTGAAGTCTTTATGTACTCATATGATGTGCAAAGatacttatatgatgtgaaaatatcCTAGTATGATGTGCAAAGATACTTATTTGATgtacaaatatacttatatgatgtgtaaagatacttatatgatgtgcaaatatacgtatatgatgtgcaaagatacttatatgatgtgcaaatatacttatatgatgtgcaaagatacttatatgatgtgcaaatatacttatatgatgtgcaaatgtaatTCTTTGATGTGCAAGatcatttaatttaaatgaagTGTGAATATACTTATATGTATATGATAAGAAAATATCCATATTTGATGTTCAAATATCcgtttcccttatattatgtgcaaacatctttatatgatgtggttatTGCGTTATATGATGTGCGTGAAAATTTAAATGTGTGGTTCTGATTATTCATTACATGATGTCAAAAAGTCTGGAGCAATTTGAAGAGTTCTTCTGATAAGGCGAAAATAGTATAAAACATCCTTTATTGCAAAAGACAGCTTTTAATACCGGTGTATGTATTCCCTCTTTGTGAATTTCAGCATTAACTTAATTCATTTTCTTTACCAATATCTATAAATTTTCGGCTGTAAAATGGTGATGCAATGTCGTCGTAGtccg includes:
- the LOC139524015 gene encoding uncharacterized protein; translation: MSNIRRHKMNNLKLIDSFNMIKHKSLGCSRHCKHYCYMSMAFLCLVYLSSMWYIILQKSLLRTNVKYDSSFSSNDVQKLSSGGTKLSFITFPTRKIYSGNNIITRTMLAKNAPFIWDNKNPSWYNVTYKELPPYDSNLVGNITMDPENIQSLKRNIREHYRRLSNILAQHDLQQLKLWHGFDGAKNHVGRIAKFQDVVVSTDGWIVHTKDNLAVRNGGCVTSGNLSLRKISLKRYNRVFSIALYWSQGIWHFPMEALVGLALLSESEKQNSFIHVSQKNRYVMKWLKLIKVDEKNVIDGTILADTLFVPEVGLCGRPSMEQIQWLRNTILPNVHRTSIRNSVLLIKRTKRRVMPNFNKIQILVENFAKQVNLDFIVHDDRSLPSLEIQLERFANSSIVIGPHGAGMVNLIATQRGTCVVEFTPVESNVCYMSLSYNLGLNYVSVPLYRNQTVNIYRVQQALESCQQTRT